A DNA window from Heliomicrobium undosum contains the following coding sequences:
- a CDS encoding FmdB family zinc ribbon protein yields the protein MPTYDFECTHCGHRFSELVAYDKRSEVPCPECGQKGAKALMTGFFVGKSSSSSPCGTGGCPMPTPGACSGGGCGCPF from the coding sequence ATGCCGACCTACGATTTCGAATGCACCCACTGCGGTCACCGGTTTTCCGAGTTGGTGGCCTACGATAAGCGGAGCGAAGTCCCTTGCCCCGAATGCGGACAAAAAGGCGCCAAAGCGCTGATGACGGGCTTTTTTGTCGGGAAGTCCAGTTCATCGTCCCCCTGCGGAACGGGCGGATGCCCCATGCCGACACCGGGGGCCTGCTCTGGCGGCGGCTGCGGCTGTCCTTTTTAA
- a CDS encoding MBL fold metallo-hydrolase RNA specificity domain-containing protein: MKLRFLGAAQTVTGSCYLIDTGKTKLLVDCGLYQGPKEIKERNYGEFPFNPAEIDFVCLTHAHTDHSGLLPKLARLGFKGQILATTPTIDLCNIMLPDSGHIQEMEVERKNRKASRSGKALLQPIYTVRDAAETMKYFRPAGYRETIQLTPEIRVRFQDSGHILGSASLEIWVTEAGKEAKIVFSGDLGNTNLPIVNEPTTITDADYIVVESTYGDRDHDRSRSRLDLLQEVIQETYDRGGKLLIPSFAIERTQDLLYELAQLFQQKLVPDIDIYIDSPLAIAATEVFMKNMYYFDDEAKGFFTANNGVFSLPNLHYSRRAEESMALNSLPGRAIIIAGSGMADAGRIKHHLKHNLWRKETTVLFVGFQAEGTLGRRLLEGEKQVRIHGEEITVRANIRNVPGFSGHADRSGLINWLTHFQKPPKTLFITHGEPEAMKNFSGLIRQQLGWKTHIPAWLEEVPLLAEQPAEAPAAAAAVTPTSVLPSVGDLVTPEAAERAYLQLRMLLRELVEEEMDRHEYARLLEHFKELEKVILSMLGRPLGGAGGGRAAG, encoded by the coding sequence ATGAAACTCCGCTTTTTGGGAGCCGCCCAGACGGTCACCGGTTCCTGCTACCTCATCGACACAGGGAAGACCAAACTCCTCGTCGATTGCGGACTCTACCAGGGCCCCAAGGAGATAAAAGAGCGGAACTACGGCGAATTTCCCTTCAACCCGGCTGAGATCGACTTCGTCTGCCTGACCCACGCCCATACAGACCACTCAGGGTTGCTGCCCAAACTGGCCCGCCTGGGCTTTAAGGGCCAGATCCTGGCCACCACGCCGACCATCGACCTCTGTAACATCATGCTGCCCGATTCAGGCCACATCCAAGAGATGGAGGTGGAGCGGAAAAACCGCAAAGCCTCCCGTTCGGGAAAAGCATTGCTGCAGCCCATCTATACCGTCCGCGACGCTGCCGAGACGATGAAGTACTTCCGGCCTGCCGGTTACCGCGAGACCATCCAGTTGACCCCGGAAATCCGGGTGCGTTTTCAAGATTCCGGCCATATCCTCGGTTCGGCTTCCCTGGAGATCTGGGTGACCGAAGCGGGGAAGGAGGCCAAGATCGTCTTTTCCGGTGACCTGGGTAACACCAACCTGCCCATCGTCAACGAGCCGACGACCATCACCGACGCCGACTACATCGTCGTCGAGTCCACCTACGGCGACCGCGACCACGACCGGAGCCGGTCCCGGTTGGATCTGCTCCAGGAGGTCATCCAGGAGACCTATGACCGGGGCGGCAAGCTGCTCATCCCATCCTTTGCCATCGAACGCACCCAGGACCTACTCTATGAACTGGCCCAATTGTTCCAGCAAAAGCTCGTCCCAGACATCGACATCTACATCGACAGCCCCCTGGCTATCGCCGCCACCGAAGTCTTTATGAAAAATATGTACTACTTCGACGACGAGGCCAAGGGCTTTTTCACCGCCAACAACGGCGTCTTTTCCCTGCCAAACCTGCACTACTCCCGCCGGGCCGAGGAATCTATGGCTCTCAACAGTCTGCCAGGGCGGGCGATCATCATCGCTGGGTCGGGGATGGCCGATGCGGGGCGGATCAAGCACCACCTCAAGCATAATCTCTGGCGCAAAGAGACGACGGTGCTCTTTGTCGGCTTCCAGGCGGAAGGCACCCTGGGACGGCGGTTGCTGGAGGGGGAAAAGCAGGTCCGCATTCATGGCGAGGAGATCACCGTCCGCGCCAACATCCGCAATGTGCCGGGCTTTTCCGGCCATGCCGACCGGAGCGGCCTGATCAACTGGCTAACGCATTTTCAAAAGCCCCCGAAAACCCTCTTTATCACCCACGGCGAGCCGGAGGCGATGAAAAATTTTTCCGGTCTGATCCGGCAACAGTTGGGTTGGAAGACCCATATCCCCGCTTGGCTGGAGGAAGTGCCCCTGCTGGCGGAACAGCCAGCCGAGGCGCCGGCGGCAGCAGCGGCTGTGACTCCGACCTCTGTACTGCCCTCTGTCGGCGATCTGGTGACGCCAGAAGCCGCCGAGCGGGCCTATCTGCAACTGCGCATGCTGTTGCGTGAACTGGTCGAAGAGGAAATGGACCGCCACGAATATGCCCGCCTGCTGGAACACTTCAAAGAACTGGAGAAGGTCATCCTCTCCATGTTGGGACGGCC
- a CDS encoding homocysteine S-methyltransferase family protein gives MIKLFDGAMGTMLQAAGLPPGACPERFNLEHPERVTAIHRRYVEMGAEIIETNTFGATRLKLAHYGMADQVEAVCYAAVRAARAACGPQTKVAGSVGPTGKLIAPLGELPFDVAVDVYTEQISALAAAGVDYILIETIIDIQEMRAALLAAKAAAKVPVICQLSFGADGRTVTGTDPATAAYLLEAMGADVIGVNCSLGPAQLLPVIEAIAGATNLPISAQPNAGMPELIDGCTVFPMSPEEFASWAPKLAAAGATYLGGCCGTTPEHIAAAKAALEAAYPGGAAPDRPEKVPVTALTSRSRTVFLGPAFSPVIIGERINPTGRKALAAEIKGGSWLTVKRDAIEQVRAGARILDVNMGVPGINQAEAMETAITELSLLVDAPLAIDTTDGAALEAGLRAYPGRALINSVSAEPDRLREFLPLAKKYGAAVLCLPIAPGGVPQTAQERVAIAQQIVDAALAAGLRRQDLLLDPLVMTVATDANAAQETLETLRCYRKTFGFPTVMGLSNVSFGLPRRNLVNAAFCALALDAGLDAPIMNPFDETLSDCWNAAQVLLGHDKQGQRFCTRYAQSAAAPSPAKVAGNAATEGDVLTRIRKSVIAGEKESVIPLVREALAEGLTAIAITEGGLTSAMTEIGEAYGSGRCFLPQVMLAAETMRAAFQTLKAELPSQDMVSKGRVLLATVRGDIHDLGKNIVAALLENNGFTVIDLGKDVPAERIVAEAQAQQADVVGLCALMTTTLPEIDHTIAALKAGGVECLTMAGGAVVTAEYAAAAGADGYAPDAVSAVKLTEELLKRRK, from the coding sequence ATGATAAAGCTTTTTGACGGCGCCATGGGTACCATGCTGCAAGCGGCAGGTCTGCCGCCGGGCGCTTGCCCGGAACGGTTCAACCTGGAACACCCGGAACGGGTGACTGCCATCCACCGGCGCTATGTGGAGATGGGCGCCGAGATCATCGAAACGAACACCTTCGGCGCCACCCGGCTCAAACTGGCCCACTACGGGATGGCCGACCAGGTCGAGGCCGTCTGTTATGCCGCCGTCCGGGCCGCCCGTGCCGCCTGCGGCCCGCAAACCAAGGTCGCCGGCTCTGTGGGACCGACGGGAAAACTGATCGCGCCGCTCGGCGAGTTGCCCTTCGATGTGGCTGTGGACGTATATACGGAACAGATCAGCGCCCTCGCAGCGGCTGGCGTAGATTATATCCTTATCGAGACCATCATCGACATCCAGGAGATGCGGGCCGCGCTGCTGGCGGCGAAAGCCGCGGCCAAGGTCCCCGTGATCTGTCAACTCAGTTTTGGCGCTGACGGGCGCACCGTCACCGGCACCGATCCGGCGACAGCCGCCTACCTGTTGGAGGCCATGGGGGCTGACGTGATCGGCGTCAACTGCTCTCTGGGACCGGCCCAACTGCTGCCGGTCATCGAAGCCATCGCCGGCGCCACAAACCTCCCCATCAGCGCCCAGCCCAACGCCGGGATGCCTGAACTGATCGACGGGTGCACCGTCTTTCCCATGAGCCCGGAAGAGTTTGCTTCCTGGGCGCCCAAACTGGCGGCCGCCGGCGCCACTTATCTTGGCGGTTGCTGCGGCACCACGCCGGAGCATATCGCCGCCGCCAAGGCTGCGCTGGAAGCCGCCTATCCCGGCGGCGCCGCCCCTGACCGTCCGGAAAAAGTCCCGGTGACGGCGCTGACGAGCCGCAGCCGCACCGTCTTTCTGGGTCCGGCTTTTTCGCCGGTGATCATCGGGGAGCGCATCAATCCTACAGGCCGCAAGGCCCTGGCCGCCGAAATCAAAGGCGGAAGCTGGCTGACGGTGAAACGGGACGCCATCGAACAGGTCCGGGCCGGCGCCCGGATCCTCGATGTGAACATGGGTGTTCCCGGGATCAACCAAGCCGAGGCGATGGAAACAGCCATTACGGAACTGTCCCTGCTCGTCGATGCGCCCCTGGCCATTGATACGACCGATGGGGCCGCTTTGGAAGCGGGGCTCCGCGCCTATCCCGGCCGCGCTCTGATCAATTCGGTGAGCGCCGAGCCGGACCGGCTCCGTGAATTCCTGCCGCTTGCCAAAAAATACGGCGCCGCCGTGCTCTGCCTGCCCATTGCGCCAGGCGGCGTTCCCCAGACGGCGCAGGAGCGCGTGGCCATCGCCCAGCAGATCGTCGACGCCGCCCTGGCCGCCGGTCTGCGGCGCCAGGACCTTCTGCTTGATCCCCTCGTCATGACTGTGGCCACTGACGCGAACGCCGCTCAGGAAACGCTGGAGACGCTCCGCTGCTACCGGAAAACCTTCGGGTTCCCGACCGTCATGGGCCTTAGCAATGTCTCCTTCGGCCTGCCGCGCCGCAATCTCGTCAACGCCGCCTTCTGCGCCTTGGCCCTCGACGCCGGCCTCGACGCGCCAATCATGAACCCCTTTGATGAAACCCTCTCTGATTGTTGGAACGCCGCCCAAGTATTGCTCGGCCACGACAAGCAGGGACAGCGCTTCTGCACCCGTTACGCCCAGTCCGCGGCGGCGCCTTCACCGGCGAAAGTCGCGGGCAACGCCGCGACCGAAGGCGATGTGCTCACCCGCATCCGCAAATCTGTCATAGCCGGGGAGAAAGAGAGCGTAATCCCCCTCGTCCGTGAGGCATTGGCCGAAGGATTGACGGCCATCGCCATCACCGAGGGAGGGCTGACATCCGCCATGACCGAGATTGGCGAGGCCTACGGCAGCGGGCGTTGCTTCTTGCCTCAAGTCATGCTGGCGGCTGAAACGATGCGGGCCGCCTTTCAGACCCTGAAGGCGGAACTGCCCAGCCAGGACATGGTCAGCAAAGGGCGGGTGCTCCTGGCGACGGTGCGAGGCGACATTCACGATCTGGGCAAAAACATCGTGGCGGCCCTGCTGGAGAACAACGGCTTCACCGTCATCGACCTCGGCAAGGACGTGCCGGCTGAACGGATTGTCGCCGAGGCGCAGGCGCAACAAGCCGACGTGGTCGGCCTCTGCGCCTTGATGACGACGACCCTGCCCGAGATCGACCACACGATCGCCGCCCTCAAAGCGGGCGGGGTCGAATGCCTGACCATGGCAGGCGGCGCTGTTGTCACCGCCGAATACGCTGCGGCGGCTGGAGCTGACGGCTATGCGCCGGATGCCGTCTCGGCTGTGAAATTGACGGAAGAACTGCTTAAAAGGCGAAAGTGA
- a CDS encoding L,D-transpeptidase family protein yields MFFTINLRNRRWRWIAGGLSLLLLALLASAAFRLGGEPEETLSESLGSACADLDRLLYPAAPPLKGSDVAELQERLKELGYYSGPLDGVYDTKTVDAVTQMQRQKRLKADGCVSSSTWLALAPPVMTSQPVEPQKPPSAPAGAITLVVELEKNTLSVLTDGNVYKTYPVATGKRATPSPVGEWRIVDKQKHWGDGFGSRWMGFNVPWGIYGIHGTNKPWSVGKGVSGGCFRMHNRDVEELFEWVPLRTVVRVIDSQKVKLSNSAYKTGMTGQEVARIQFRLQEKGFSPGLADGRFGAEMEKAVRNFQRQHQLSETGVIDEATLRLLDFQVEKKKGLDG; encoded by the coding sequence GTGTTTTTCACCATTAATTTGCGAAACCGCCGCTGGCGGTGGATCGCGGGAGGACTATCGCTGCTGCTCTTGGCCCTGCTGGCTTCGGCGGCCTTCCGGCTGGGGGGCGAACCGGAGGAAACCCTGTCCGAATCGCTGGGCTCCGCCTGTGCCGACCTCGACCGGCTGCTCTACCCGGCGGCGCCGCCGCTGAAAGGCAGTGATGTGGCCGAACTGCAGGAGCGGTTAAAGGAACTCGGCTATTACAGTGGACCGCTCGACGGCGTGTACGACACGAAAACGGTGGATGCGGTGACGCAGATGCAGCGGCAAAAAAGGCTGAAGGCCGACGGCTGCGTTTCGTCCTCGACCTGGCTCGCGCTGGCGCCGCCGGTGATGACGAGCCAACCGGTGGAACCGCAAAAGCCCCCCTCGGCGCCTGCAGGCGCCATCACTCTTGTCGTCGAACTGGAAAAAAACACCCTCTCTGTTCTCACCGACGGGAACGTCTATAAGACCTACCCGGTGGCGACAGGAAAAAGGGCCACCCCGTCGCCCGTCGGCGAATGGCGGATCGTCGACAAACAGAAACACTGGGGCGACGGTTTCGGCAGCCGCTGGATGGGGTTCAACGTCCCTTGGGGCATCTACGGGATTCACGGCACCAACAAACCCTGGTCGGTCGGCAAAGGCGTCAGCGGCGGCTGCTTTCGCATGCACAACCGCGACGTAGAGGAACTCTTTGAATGGGTCCCCTTGCGGACCGTCGTCCGTGTCATCGACTCGCAGAAGGTCAAATTGTCCAACAGCGCCTATAAAACCGGCATGACCGGCCAAGAGGTGGCCCGAATTCAATTCCGCCTGCAGGAGAAAGGGTTTTCGCCGGGCTTGGCTGATGGGCGTTTCGGGGCGGAGATGGAAAAAGCCGTCCGCAACTTCCAACGACAGCACCAGTTAAGCGAAACCGGTGTCATCGACGAAGCGACCCTCCGGCTCCTCGATTTTCAGGTGGAGAAAAAGAAGGGGCTTGACGGCTGA
- a CDS encoding alkaline phosphatase family protein, translating into MRPLFHRWRHMVLLLSMLLFFQNTGVALADPETPPLEDKSQRPVKHVLIMVMSGVGMDALLHTHAPAFHDVSKEAVKVEQAVAVYPPANPPALASLATGATPLRHGMLKPLQPLQAETIFQVWQAQGQQTLLVASAEEDVKPLAPGFRQKVFLRDGAAKALTDQAVEQWKANKPFATLVVFSDPARASKKEGPYSQGHLRAISEVDQQIARWIRTIKEAGLYEDTLIVITADHGLAPRGSDRTDKSVDRELVVPLLLRGPKLKTAVTLPPAGTVDVATTLAQLTGVRRPAQAEGDVLWNAMLPGAEVSQEGLYDRRVKDLSQRNLELSRSAFQLAEDKMNIDSRVENLQEQKRQMQTFTEEKEQVITALEEKVSWLRYLIGAIIVLAIIGFIVEYWLLRKRFLLFS; encoded by the coding sequence ATGAGGCCTCTGTTCCACCGGTGGCGTCACATGGTGCTGTTGTTGTCCATGCTCCTGTTCTTCCAGAATACCGGCGTTGCTTTGGCCGACCCGGAAACACCCCCGCTGGAAGACAAGTCTCAGCGGCCGGTCAAACATGTCCTCATCATGGTCATGTCTGGTGTGGGGATGGACGCGTTGCTTCACACTCATGCGCCAGCTTTTCATGATGTGTCCAAAGAAGCGGTGAAAGTAGAGCAGGCGGTCGCCGTCTACCCACCGGCCAACCCGCCGGCTTTGGCCTCATTGGCCACCGGCGCCACGCCCCTTCGCCATGGCATGCTCAAACCCCTCCAGCCCTTGCAGGCGGAGACGATTTTTCAGGTCTGGCAGGCCCAGGGGCAGCAAACCTTGCTGGTCGCCTCGGCAGAAGAAGATGTGAAGCCGCTGGCGCCCGGTTTTCGCCAAAAGGTATTCCTTCGCGACGGCGCCGCCAAAGCGCTCACTGACCAAGCCGTTGAACAGTGGAAAGCCAATAAACCCTTTGCCACCCTGGTGGTCTTCTCCGATCCGGCGCGAGCGTCAAAAAAAGAGGGCCCCTACAGCCAGGGACACCTGCGCGCCATCAGTGAGGTCGATCAGCAGATCGCCCGCTGGATCCGCACGATTAAAGAGGCCGGACTCTATGAGGACACCCTGATCGTCATCACCGCTGACCATGGGCTGGCCCCGCGCGGCAGCGATCGCACCGACAAATCGGTCGACCGGGAACTCGTGGTGCCCCTGCTCCTGCGCGGCCCCAAGCTCAAAACAGCCGTCACGCTGCCGCCTGCGGGCACTGTCGACGTGGCAACCACCTTGGCCCAATTGACAGGAGTCCGCCGTCCGGCTCAAGCGGAGGGGGATGTCTTATGGAACGCCATGCTCCCCGGCGCCGAGGTGAGCCAAGAAGGGCTTTATGACAGGCGGGTGAAAGACCTCAGCCAGCGCAACCTGGAATTGTCGCGCAGCGCCTTCCAGTTGGCCGAAGACAAGATGAATATCGACTCTCGTGTGGAGAACCTGCAGGAACAGAAACGGCAGATGCAGACGTTTACCGAAGAGAAGGAACAGGTGATCACCGCTCTGGAAGAGAAGGTCTCCTGGCTGCGTTACCTGATCGGCGCGATCATCGTCCTCGCCATCATCGGCTTTATCGTCGAGTACTGGCTGCTTCGCAAGCGATTCTTGCTCTTTAGTTAG
- a CDS encoding DegV family protein — protein sequence MFRPLPRIQLVTDSTAYLTSEEIRRLQAHVLSLQVITEDRSFPETEIDSEAFAGYLRKAPKVPTTSQPPPARFLELYEVLASAGEPVISLHISSGLSGTWQAASAVAAGLEGAPIHVVDSLSAGMGLKLQVEAAHAAIAAEMPPEKVIEAICRVRDRHNLFLIVDSLEYLYKGGRIGGAQSLIGSLLQIKPILWLQEGRIEIFEKIRTRRKAFQRVAEFIAERWRQEGPLRLDVGHVYAPEAAKEFCEQIVDLVPEAKPTFSDIGPVIAVHVGPGTVGVAMAPLEKYE from the coding sequence GTGTTTCGCCCCTTGCCCCGCATCCAACTGGTCACAGACAGCACAGCCTACTTGACATCCGAGGAGATCCGGCGCTTGCAGGCCCATGTCTTATCCCTGCAGGTGATCACCGAAGATCGCTCTTTTCCCGAAACCGAAATTGACAGCGAGGCTTTTGCCGGGTACCTGCGCAAGGCGCCGAAAGTGCCCACCACGTCCCAGCCGCCGCCGGCCCGGTTTCTTGAACTGTACGAAGTCCTCGCGTCCGCAGGAGAGCCGGTGATTTCGTTGCACATCTCTTCCGGCCTCAGCGGCACCTGGCAGGCCGCCTCTGCCGTGGCTGCCGGTCTGGAGGGCGCTCCGATCCATGTGGTCGATTCCCTGTCGGCAGGCATGGGTCTGAAGTTGCAGGTGGAGGCCGCCCATGCCGCCATCGCCGCCGAAATGCCGCCGGAAAAGGTAATCGAAGCGATTTGTCGCGTCCGTGATCGTCATAACCTGTTTTTGATCGTCGATTCTTTGGAATATTTATATAAGGGCGGGCGCATCGGCGGCGCCCAGTCGCTCATCGGATCGTTGCTGCAAATCAAGCCGATCCTTTGGCTCCAAGAGGGCCGGATCGAGATCTTTGAGAAGATCCGTACCCGCCGGAAAGCTTTTCAGCGCGTCGCTGAATTCATCGCCGAACGCTGGCGCCAGGAAGGCCCGCTCCGCCTCGATGTGGGGCACGTGTACGCCCCGGAGGCGGCCAAGGAATTCTGCGAGCAGATTGTCGATCTGGTCCCGGAAGCGAAGCCGACGTTCAGCGACATTGGTCCTGTCATTGCGGTTCATGTGGGGCCGGGCACCGTCGGTGTCGCCATGGCTCCATTGGAAAAATACGAATAA
- a CDS encoding aminotransferase class I/II-fold pyridoxal phosphate-dependent enzyme — protein MKPFNDYINPVILELPPSGIRRFFDLVANTKGVISLGVGEPDFVTPWHVRESCFYALERGYTMYTSNFGTPELRKEITRFIQRSYGVDYEPLSEVLVTVGASEAVDLAMRTLLCPGDEVLVPEPSYVSYSPTVTMAGGVAVAVPTYVKDDFQLTVEALEKKVSPRTKMLILCYPNNPTGAIMTRPELEAIARFAEERDLIVLADEIYAELTYEGQHVCFAGLPGMRDRTVLINGLSKSHAMTGWRIGYVCGNKDFVAQMTKIHQYTILCAPIMGQMAALEALRNGDLEKSRMVNQYDQRRRFVVARFNQMGLTCFNPRGAFYAFPSITATGLSSDDFCEQLLAEEKVAVVPGTAFGASGEGFIRVSYASSMANLTAALDRIEAFVQRCKKRQAS, from the coding sequence ATGAAACCCTTTAATGATTACATCAACCCGGTAATCCTTGAACTGCCGCCCTCGGGGATCCGCCGCTTTTTCGATCTGGTGGCCAATACGAAGGGCGTTATCTCCCTTGGTGTGGGCGAACCGGACTTCGTCACCCCCTGGCATGTGCGCGAATCCTGTTTTTACGCCCTCGAACGGGGTTACACCATGTACACGTCCAACTTTGGCACGCCGGAGTTGCGGAAGGAAATTACCCGCTTCATCCAGCGTTCCTATGGGGTCGATTATGAACCCCTCTCGGAAGTTCTGGTCACCGTCGGCGCCTCCGAGGCCGTCGACCTGGCCATGCGGACGCTGCTTTGCCCCGGCGATGAGGTGCTCGTCCCCGAGCCGAGCTATGTCTCCTACTCGCCAACCGTCACCATGGCCGGTGGCGTGGCCGTCGCTGTCCCCACCTATGTGAAGGACGACTTCCAGTTGACCGTTGAGGCACTGGAGAAAAAGGTGTCGCCGCGCACCAAGATGCTTATCCTCTGTTATCCGAATAATCCGACAGGCGCGATCATGACCCGGCCGGAACTGGAGGCCATCGCCCGCTTTGCTGAAGAGAGGGACCTGATCGTCCTGGCTGACGAGATCTACGCCGAACTGACCTATGAGGGCCAGCACGTCTGCTTTGCCGGCCTGCCCGGGATGCGCGATCGCACCGTGCTGATCAACGGCCTGTCCAAGTCACACGCTATGACGGGTTGGCGTATCGGATATGTTTGTGGGAACAAGGATTTTGTCGCCCAGATGACGAAAATACACCAATATACCATCCTCTGCGCGCCGATCATGGGCCAGATGGCCGCCCTCGAAGCGCTGCGCAACGGGGATCTGGAAAAGTCGCGCATGGTCAACCAATACGACCAGCGCCGCCGTTTCGTCGTCGCGAGATTCAACCAGATGGGGTTGACCTGTTTCAACCCGCGGGGCGCCTTCTACGCCTTCCCCAGCATCACCGCCACCGGTCTGTCCAGCGATGATTTCTGCGAACAACTGCTGGCGGAGGAAAAGGTGGCCGTCGTGCCCGGCACCGCCTTCGGCGCCAGCGGGGAAGGGTTTATTCGCGTCTCCTACGCCTCATCGATGGCCAATCTCACGGCCGCCTTGGACCGCATCGAGGCTTTTGTCCAACGCTGCAAGAAACGGCAGGCGTCCTGA
- a CDS encoding Lrp/AsnC family transcriptional regulator, which yields MEAGAKKQILDILQEDCRRSPEQIALMLGLEAEAVKAAIAEMEDERLILKYPALINPEKLGDDTVTAMIDVKVVPQRDLGFDQVAERIYRYPEVRSVFLMSGGYDLSVVIEGRTMKEVALFVAQKLAVLEHVQSTATHFVLKRYKKDGVIYDEKAEDNRLQVSP from the coding sequence ATGGAAGCTGGGGCCAAAAAGCAAATCCTTGACATCCTCCAGGAAGACTGCCGGAGGAGTCCCGAACAGATCGCCCTCATGTTGGGGCTGGAAGCGGAGGCCGTAAAAGCCGCTATCGCCGAGATGGAAGATGAACGCCTCATCCTCAAATACCCGGCCCTGATCAACCCGGAAAAACTGGGTGATGACACGGTCACCGCCATGATCGACGTGAAGGTCGTTCCCCAGCGGGATCTGGGCTTTGACCAGGTGGCTGAGCGCATCTACCGCTACCCGGAAGTGCGGTCCGTCTTCCTCATGTCCGGCGGTTATGACCTCTCTGTCGTGATTGAAGGGCGGACGATGAAGGAAGTAGCCCTTTTTGTGGCCCAGAAATTGGCTGTTTTGGAGCATGTCCAGTCGACGGCGACCCATTTCGTCCTCAAGCGGTACAAGAAAGACGGCGTCATCTATGACGAAAAAGCAGAAGACAACAGATTGCAGGTGAGTCCGTGA
- a CDS encoding methionine synthase yields MSLCRFPLTVINKEEARRYAGMAGTSGEESQFPEERLLAACQEGLLYAEGKAIWKALPYVPERSAIGADPVIVLEGRDIVAHLAGAESVVIMTATIGQSLERAVEEHFAAGRYVQGMLLDAAGTAAVEAVADQANRYIEEEGARRGYRATWRFSPGYGDWPLSVQPALLAAVEAGKLPVSVTEGLMLDPQKSVTAIIGLIPRRNGSIASDKGTGVVCQRGCAACPKKDCLARKES; encoded by the coding sequence ATGTCCCTTTGCCGGTTTCCCTTGACCGTTATCAACAAGGAGGAGGCCCGCCGGTACGCCGGAATGGCCGGAACGTCTGGAGAGGAATCTCAATTTCCCGAAGAACGGCTCCTCGCTGCCTGTCAGGAGGGGCTTCTTTATGCCGAGGGAAAAGCGATCTGGAAAGCACTTCCTTATGTTCCGGAGCGTAGCGCCATCGGCGCTGATCCCGTCATCGTCCTGGAAGGGCGGGATATTGTCGCCCATCTCGCCGGCGCCGAATCGGTCGTCATCATGACAGCAACGATCGGCCAATCCCTTGAGCGGGCGGTGGAGGAACATTTTGCCGCCGGACGCTATGTCCAAGGGATGCTCCTCGACGCTGCCGGCACAGCCGCAGTAGAGGCGGTGGCCGATCAGGCGAATCGCTACATAGAGGAAGAGGGCGCCCGCCGGGGATACCGCGCCACCTGGCGCTTCAGTCCCGGCTACGGGGATTGGCCGCTGTCCGTGCAGCCAGCCCTGCTTGCCGCCGTGGAAGCCGGCAAACTACCCGTCTCGGTCACGGAAGGACTTATGCTCGACCCGCAAAAATCAGTCACAGCCATCATCGGCTTGATTCCGCGCAGGAATGGGTCGATTGCATCTGATAAGGGAACCGGTGTCGTCTGTCAGAGAGGTTGCGCCGCCTGCCCGAAGAAAGACTGCCTCGCTAGAAAGGAATCGTGA
- a CDS encoding phasin family protein, producing MLDIVRKALLAGLGAVTLTKERAEVIVDELVKKGEMSKEEASKIIEELLEKSKEQREVVSDTFKSEFGRLRNDFGFVTRKEFDALEARIAAIEEKLGIQPKQEVVIDAEPAPAEAPAAETTEEKAE from the coding sequence ATGTTGGACATCGTACGCAAAGCACTGCTGGCCGGCCTCGGCGCCGTCACCTTGACCAAGGAACGAGCTGAGGTCATCGTCGATGAATTGGTGAAAAAAGGCGAGATGAGCAAAGAGGAAGCCAGCAAGATCATCGAAGAACTGCTGGAAAAGAGCAAGGAACAGCGCGAGGTCGTCTCCGACACGTTCAAGAGCGAATTTGGCCGTCTCCGCAACGACTTCGGTTTCGTCACCCGCAAGGAATTTGACGCCCTCGAGGCGCGCATCGCCGCCATTGAGGAGAAGCTGGGCATCCAACCGAAACAGGAGGTTGTCATCGACGCCGAGCCGGCCCCTGCTGAGGCTCCGGCCGCTGAAACGACGGAGGAAAAGGCAGAGTAG